The proteins below come from a single Holdemania massiliensis genomic window:
- a CDS encoding HAD-IIB family hydrolase: protein MIRILASDIDNTLFSHQTYSIPAVNLAAADQLREQGVELVLATARIYAGVRKLEAQLQMKEKGGMIIASAGAELIDCFSGIRTVLHSLSAEQIQMLKQFSDAHSGVTLAVQQEDLMVADGYDASLDSDRTIVGIDFLVVGSDFFSYIQKPACMAGLTGDPDQLDEIEAAARRTLRDVTLTRSGPGFLDITPQGVHKALTLKLLCEKRDIPLKELAAIGDGNNDREMLAEAGLSFAPNNAVEAVKTQVDHLVGSCEEGAFAQAVAMILKQNEKEQNHGTL, encoded by the coding sequence ATGATCCGAATTTTAGCGTCTGATATTGACAACACATTATTTTCTCATCAAACTTATTCCATTCCTGCGGTGAACCTGGCTGCGGCCGATCAGCTGCGAGAGCAGGGGGTTGAACTCGTGCTGGCCACAGCGCGAATTTATGCCGGGGTTCGGAAATTGGAAGCTCAGCTGCAGATGAAGGAAAAAGGCGGCATGATCATTGCTTCGGCCGGCGCGGAACTGATTGACTGTTTTAGCGGTATCCGGACGGTGCTGCATAGTTTAAGCGCTGAACAGATTCAAATGCTGAAACAGTTTTCCGATGCCCATTCCGGGGTAACCCTGGCGGTTCAGCAGGAAGATCTGATGGTGGCCGACGGCTATGATGCTTCGCTTGACAGTGACCGCACGATTGTCGGCATAGATTTCCTTGTGGTCGGCTCGGATTTCTTTTCATATATCCAAAAACCCGCATGCATGGCAGGATTGACGGGAGATCCTGATCAATTAGATGAAATTGAAGCGGCGGCGCGCAGAACGCTCCGTGATGTGACGCTGACTCGTTCCGGCCCGGGTTTTCTGGATATTACACCGCAGGGCGTACATAAAGCGCTGACTTTGAAGCTGCTGTGCGAAAAACGCGACATCCCGCTTAAGGAACTGGCGGCGATCGGGGACGGCAACAATGATCGGGAGATGTTGGCGGAAGCCGGCTTGTCGTTTGCGCCCAATAACGCTGTGGAGGCGGTTAAAACGCAGGTGGATCATCTTGTCGGCAGCTGTGAGGAGGGAGCTTTTGCCCAAGCTGTCGCGATGATCCTGAAACAAAATGAAAAGGAACAAAATCATGGAACGTTATAA